The Lysinibacillus timonensis nucleotide sequence TGGTCAATATGGATTAATCCAAGTCCCAATTGCCGGATTGAACTCTCAAAGTGAACCATCCCAAAAGGAACTAATAGAAATAGTAGATTTAGCTCAAGAGTTAAATGTTAAATATGTATTATTCGAACAAAATATTTCATCCAACCTAACAAGTATTATACAAAATGAAATTGGTGCTGAAAGCCTAACGCTTCACAATTTAAGTGTACTAACAGAACAGGATATTGCACAAGGTGAAACATATCTGACGTTAATGGAGAACAACATAGAAACGTTTAAGAAAGCGTTAAATCCATAAATTCTAAATAAAACTCCCTGATTAGTTAATCAGGGAGTTTTAACTAATTTATTAGGTCTTTTAATTTTCTTCTCATCAATTTATTGGAACCATTACGAGGTAGAGCCTCTACAAAATATATTTCTTTTGGTACTTTATATTTTGCCAAATTTTTAAGACAGTGTTGATAGATATCCGCTTTTTCAATAGGATTAGTCACTACTACAAAAGCAATTGGCACTTGTCCCCAAGTGTCATCATGTATTCCACAAACACCTGCTTCCTGTATCCCACTGTAGGCCAATAATACATTTTCTATTTCAGCGGGATATATATTTTCACCCCCTGAAATAATTAAATCCGCACGACGATCTACAACATATAAATAGCCATCTTCATCTAAATAGCCAATATCACCAGTATGTAGCCATCCATCAATCTTTGAACTTTTATTAGCAAATTGTCCTACATAACCTGGTGTAACATGTGGACCACGAATTAGGATCTCACCTTCCTTATATGGTTCATTATTTGTATTTGCAATTTTTATTTCGTTAAAAAACAGTGGTTTTCCAGAAGAACCTAATTTTTTTATTGCGTCTTCACTAGATAAAGTGGCTGTTTGTGAAGCCGTCTCAGTCATCCCATATGTTTGAGAAACAGATATTCCAACAGTTTGTGCTCTCAATAAGTAATCCTTTGGAATTGACCCTCCACCAGCTAATACTACTTTAAATTTTGGAGAAGCTTTCCATCCCTTAGTTTCTAGACCATGTAATACCTTTTCTAACATGACTGCAACTAATGACACATGTGTGACATGCCCAAATGCTATATCCTCAACAGCACGATCCTTATCGAACTTTTCATATAGCTTTACTTCATTACCATATAGTAAAGACCGAATTAAGATTGATAATCCACTAATATGAAATAGTGGTACAGCACATAACCATACATCTTCCTCCGACAAACCAATGTTTAACACGGAAGCCAATGCACTAGATTGATGATTACCGACTGTTTGTCTAACACCTTTCGGATATCCTGTCGTACCAGATGTATACATAATGGAAATTGTTTGTTCTAATGTCCATTGATTATCAATGTTGATAGGAGTCAACTTGCTATTTTCTATTGTAGAAAACAAGATAAGATTATTTAACTCCGGGAGTAAGTCTTGATCTTCATCAGCAGCTAATACAACAGTAACCTCTGCATCTTCAATTTGATAAGCTAGCTCATCCTTTGCTAGTTTTCTATTTAATAAGACGATTTCACACTTTAAATGCATGCAAGCATACATTACAAAGATAAGTCTTGGATTACTTGGTCCAATAATAGCGACTCGAGTATTTTCTTTAATTCCTAGTGAAACAAGCTGGCATGCTCGATCTACTGATACCAACTTTATTTGTTGAAAGTTCCAAGTTTGATTCTCAAATGTTAACGCTGCACGATTAGGTGTTAAATTTGCACGTTGTAATATCCAGTTTGGATACATGTTTCATTCCTCCAGTTTTATATATCTTTATTTTACTCCTAAAATAATTTCACTTACAAAATAAAAAAATAGTAAGGACTATTTTATCCTTACTATTTTTTATGAATAGTTAATATGATATTGATTTTTTCCTCTTTCTTTCACATTATATAATGCTATATCTGCACTTTTTACAAAGTAAGAATCATTCATATTTTTAGTCGTACATATGGAAACACCTATACTCGTTGTAACAGGTATGGAAAGATCCTCTATGGTGAACTCTTGTAACATTTTCCGTTTCAAATTTTCTATGAAGTAGATAACGTCTTCTTCTGAAGAAATATCATCTAATAAAATTATAAATTCATCTCCACCGAGTCTAGCGACAATACCTTGATTTTCCAAAGTGTGATTTATCCGTTTTGCAAACTCAACGATTACTCTGTCTCCTACTTCATGGCCCCATTCATCATTGATTAATTTAAAATCATCGATGTCTAAAAAAACAATGGTAAAATGCTTTCCAGTAGTATTTAATCGTTCAATCGATTCGGAAAGTCGACGGTAAAAAAATCTACGGTTAGGTAATCCTGTTAAAGAATCATAAAATGCAAAATGTTTTAGTTCCTCTTCGTACGCCTTTTGATATGAAATATCACGCACAACAATAACCATATGCTGAAAGTTATTGGATTTATCAAAGACAGGCGTACCATTTACTTCAGACCAAATCCAGCCATTTTCTTTATGTAAAATTTTTATAATTAATGAAAAAGATTGTCCATTTTCTATGGATTGATTAAACTTATCCTCTATTAAACCTTTATACTCTTGATGAACATTTAAAAAAGGTTGTTCATTGTTTAATAATTCCCTTGGTTCAAAGCCAAACATTTTTTTGCAAGAAGGTGATACAAATAAGTATCTTTTTTGATTGTCTAATAATACAATGACATCTTGTACATTTTCTGCAATGATTCGAAAGTTTTTCTCACTTTCTAAACATCTATCGGAAAGAAGTTCCATTACACGCATATCTTTTACAAGTAAAAACATACCTTCTTCGAAGCATTCATCATTTACTGGAATAAATTGAACTAATCCTTTTATTCTACAATGATTTCTATGTAAAAAATGTAATTGGAAATCTTCAAAACTGCCTGTTACAGCTTTTTGTAGTTTTTCAAATACTAATCCCCGATCCTCTAAATCAATAAGGTCTAAGAAAAAGCATCCTTTAATCTCTTCTAATGAATAACCACTTAAATCTTGTGCAGCTTCGTTTAACTCAACAATGTAGCCAGCAGAATTAATTATGAAAATAGCATCCGAATTAAAAGAGTATAGTGAATGATATTTAATTTGATTAATTTCAAGTTGATTTAGAAATTTTTCACTCGTCTCTTTCATAAATAAATCACCACCTACAAAGTACATTTTTACTATCATTTCGCATGAAAATAATATCATAAAGACTCATAATATACTAGTAAAAAGGGTATTTGTTAAGTTAATATCATATAATTATAACAAAAGACAAATAATTATAAAAAGGTAAGAGGGGTTTTGGATTCCTCTTACCTTTTTTGGATGTTATTTACTTTTAATTATGGCCATCTTGGGAACTGGTCAAAGTCTGGTTTACGTTTTTCTTTGAATGCATCGCGACCTTCTCTTGCTTCATCAGTTGTATAATAAAGAAGTGTTGCATCTCCAGCAAGTTGTTGTAGGCCAGCTAATCCATCTGTATCAGCATTAAATGATGCTTTTAAGAAGCGTAATGCAGTTGGTGATAATTCAAGCATTTCTTCACACCATTTAACTGTTTCGTCTTCTAATTGCTCTAAAGGTACAACAGTGTTTACTAATCCCATTTCAAGCGCTTGTGCAGCATCATATTGACGGCATAAGAACCAAATTTCTTTTGCTTTTTTGTGTCCGATAATACGTGCTAAATAACCAGCTCCGTACCCAGCATCAAATGAACCAACACGTGGTCCAGTTTGTCCAAAACGAGCATTATCTGCTGCAATTGTTAAGTCACATACTACGTGTAATACATGGCCTCCACCAATTGCATAACCTGCTACCATTGCTACGACTGGTTTTGGAATAATACGTATTAGACGTTGTAGATCTAATACATTTAATCGTGGAATTTGATCATCACCAACATATCCACCATTACCACGGACTTTTTGGTCTCCACCTGAACAGAATGCAAGGTCCCCTTCACCTGTTAAAATAATCGCACCAACTTTTGAATCGTCACGGGCACGTGTGAATGCATCAATCATTTCTGCAACTGTTTTTGGTGTGAAAGCATTTCGAACTTCTGGACGGTTAATTGTAATTTTTGCAATACCATTATAAAATTCATACTTAATTTCATCATAAGTATGTAAAGTTGTCCATTCTCTAGCCATTAATTAGCCCCCTATTTTTTGAAATTAATATTCTTTACTATTGTAGCAAATTGTGTTGGATTTTCCACATGAATTGCATGTCCAACGTCCTTCACGATTATATTGTGTGCATTACTCAACTGTGCCATCATTTGTTGGGCAATTTGACAAAACTTTTCATCTAACTCACCAGTAATTAAATATACTGGAATATTTATTTGATGTAGTTGAGACCATAATTCTTTTTGGGAACCAGTACCCATACCGCGCAAACTATTAGCAAGTCCTATTTCCCTTTGTGATAAACGTTCATTTCGCACGGCTAATTGTACCTCTTTTGTTAATTTCCTTTGCGATTCAAACAACGGTATATTTTCCCAATCATTAACAAATGCTAGAAGTCCATTCTGCTCGATTTTATTAGCCAATTCATGGTCAGAGCTTTTTCGGTTCAATCGTTCTTGAACTGTTTTTAAACCAGGTGAAGTACTTTCCAAGATCAGTTGATTTACACGGTTAGGGTAACAACATGCATAGGATAATGCAACACGTCCTCCCATTGAGTAACCAATTAACATAAAAGATTCTAGATGTAATATCTTAAAGATTTCTTCAAGATCTTTTATTTGCTCTTCCATTGAATATCTCGAGACATCACTTGGTGCATCTGTATTTCCGTGTCCGATTAAATCAATTGCAATCAATTTTTTGTCGTTAGGTAAATGTGGAACAACTGGTTGCCATGTAGAAACAGTCCCCGTAAAGCCATGTAACAGAACAATGACCTCTTGTTCAGATTCATTCCAAATCTTCACATTCACATTTATTCCACGAACATTCATTATCATAACTGTTCTATCTCCAAATGGATTTGTTTCCATAATTTACGATGTGCTTCTACATTGGCCTCTCGATTTGTAAATACTTCTATTAACCGTAATGGTAGATTACTAACACCTAATGCTAGATCTTTCATTTCACCTAAATCATTTACTTTTATATATTCCATATCATACATTTTGGCAATTTGATCAAATTGTAGTGCCGTTGGAGTACCAAATAAATCCTCATAGTACTCTTTCACCGTAGATTGTGATAGGTACGAGAAAATTCCTCCACCGTCATTATTAAGAACAATAAGAGTTATCTCGCTACTTTGATAACGAGTTGCGATAAGTGCGTTAACATCATGTAAAAAGGCCAAATCTCCAATTAATAAGTACATATGGCGGTTTTCACGCCCATGGCTAAAGCCAATCGCTGTAGATACGACTCCGTCGATACCGTTTGCCCCTCGATTTGCAAATACTTGAATATCCTTTTCAGTGGGTAGTAAGAATGTGTCGATATCTCTAATTGGCATACTACTACTAACAAATAAATCACTGTGATTTGGTAACTTTTCTAGTAATACTCTAACCATTGCACCTTCATCAGCTTCATTTTCAATATAAGTTTCTATATATTTCATAGCAACATCATCACTGATACGCCACATGTTGAAATATTGTTCGTCAATATTCCCTTCAATATCTAGTTTCTGCAACCAATCTCCGATTGAAGAATGGATAAAATGAGTAGCAACCGATGTCGAATCCCTAAACATTGGATCTTCATCCACCACTATGTATTGACTAGGCAATGTATTCGTTAAGAACAATGTAAGAAATTTTGAAACAGGCTGTGCTCCAAAGCGAATTACTGTATCTGCAGTGACCTTTTGTTGAAATTCTTCATTTTTCAAAAGGGCATCATAGGATGAAATAATGTATTCTTTACAATCATCCGGTATATTCGTTCTCATATTTGAAAGACTTTCCACGATAACTGGCCATTTTGCTTTTCTTACAAAATTCCACATAATAGCCAAATCAGTACCTAATGACAATTCACCTATTATCAAAAAGCCTTTTCTCGATTCATTAATGATGTTCGTCAGCAATGCTATTGCTTCTTCAGTAGGAGTTACCTGTCCCCTTAAGCTAACTTGAAAAGTAGGATTTGGTAAGGCTTCGTTAAAATCAATAAGTAATGGTTCTCGGAATGGTACATTTAGATGAACAGGACCGAATGGTGCAGTCATAGATATATTTACTGCACGAGCAACATGTCTTTCAATAAATGGTAATGTTTGTTTTGCTCCATCTGGAATAGGAAACTCTACAGACCATTTAACTTGTTCACCATATAATCTAATTTGATTAATAGCCTGTGGCGCTCCTACTTCACGTAATTCATGAGGACGGTCAGCTGTGATGACAATTAACGGGATACGTGCATTTTTTGCTTCTACTATAGCTGGGTAATAGTTTGCAGCTGCGGTACCGGAAGTACAAAGAAGTGTGACAGGTTTCCCCTTTGCTTTTGCTAATCCTAGAGCAAAAAAAGCTGCTGAACGTTCATCGACTTGTCTAAAGACATTAATCTCTTTAGCAGAGGCAAATCCATATGCTAGTGGCGTTGAGCGTGAGCCAGGACTAATTACCACATCTTCAACTCCATTTTGTATTATGGATGCAACGAGTTTATATACATAATTGGATAATATTAATCGATCATTCATGTAATTGTCCTCCTAATACACGCAACATAGGGCGGAATTTAACCAAAGTCTCTTCATATTCAGAAATCGGTTCAGATTCAGCTACGATTCCACCACCAGCGTAAAGAATTGCTTTATTATTAAATAAAGCAGCTGAACGAATTGCAACTGCAAACTCCCCATTACCTTCCGCATCAACCCAGCCAAGAGGAGCTGCATATAACCCTCTATTCATAGTCTCTTCCCGGCGAATAATAGCCAGTGCCTCATTTCTTGGGACACCACCTAATGCAGGTGTAGGGTGTAAATCTTTAACAAGCTGCAAGATGGTTGCCTCAGGTAAAAGTTGTCCTTCAACTGGAGTATATAAATGTTGAATATCTCTAATTTTTAACAATCGAGGTAGCTTTGGAACCTTAAAATTAATACAATTTTTGGAAAATGTATTTTTTATCATCTCAACTACATATTGATGTTCACCTAAGTTTTTTGCATCTTGTAACAAACTTTGACCTAACATATTGTCCTCATCTGCCGTTTTACCACGTTTAATGGACCCCGCAACACATGCTGAATATGCATGGCCACCTTGAACTTTAACCAATCTCTCAGGTGAAGCACCAAAGAATAACAACTGCTCTCTCTCAAGACCAAATAAATAACTTTCAGGTTGCTCATCCATAACATGTGACAGCACTTGAGGTGAAGTAACATCCTCCTGGAATTCAATTGAAAGCGAGCGTGCAATAACGACTTTCTCTGCCTCCTTATTACGTATTAAGCCCGCCACCTTCTCAATTGATTGTAAGTACTGATCTTTATTACGCTCTACAAAGCTTGACATAATTGGTTTAGCATATGTTTTTAGTTCTTTTACTTGCGCGGCATGTATTAACCGATCCCGTTCTTTTCTTAATAAATCAAATTGATGAGAACTATCTTGCTGATTCGTAATTAAATGTATACTTACAAATGCTTTGTCATTTTGAATAACTAATTGAAAAGTCGCAACAGTAAAGAAACTGTTGGGAAAATCAGCCCATTCGCCTTTGTTAGAATGTAAAGGGTCAAAAGTAAATCCACCAAATAAAATTGGTTGAGGCTCTTGATCTTCTCTCACAATATTTTTAGTTAACTCTTTCCATTGTTTTTCTACACGATCAAAACGTCCGCTCAAGTCCCTATCTTCAATAACATATGCAGATCCAAGTCCAACTAAGGTAAATGTTTTTTCGCGGTTTTGCCAAAAGAATCGTTTACCCTTATAATATCCTTCACCTGCTGCATAAAAAGCTAATGCAGAAAGACGATTTACTTCAATCGTTTCAATATAAAATCTTCTATTTATAGAACCCACTTCAACTTCAGTGGCGTGTAACCACTTCTGATCCATGAAATTTCCCTCCGTCAAACCTAGTCACTATAAAAGTTCTCTATTATAGGCTTATGTAATATCTAATTTTCATTCATTTTTTAGCAATATCTATTCTATCATATCATTTTTAAAGTATATACAGTATGAATTCCTAATCTGAGTTTATTGTTTCATATGGGTATTGAACTAAATAGTGACATAAATCATAAATCCACATTTTGGTGAATGGATAGAATCCGTTTTGAAAAAAGATTTGTTAATAAGTGTAGGAGTTCTTATAATTAAATTTTGAATATTTTTATGGCTATATTCTTACAATCGCGTCCGATAATTAATAGCGCTTTTATTAGCTGGGTTACTCACACTTAGACGTTTAGGTTAAGCTCCAAATATATGAGTAGTCGGAAAATATCCAATAGTATAAGCATTCTCATACGAAAAAACGCTTGGATAAAAAAATCCACAAGCGCTTAAATAGTATATACATAATTATAAAAACCATCAGTGCTCATTAATTTAATGTCATCTTCAGAGAAATGATTTCTTAAAGCGTTTATAAAATTTGGATATTCCGAGGCATTTTTTAACTTTTCTACCGATAGCGGATCCATTCCATCAAAGTCAGAACCAAAACCAACATGGCGAGCCCCAACCAGATTAACTAAGTACTTGACATGCGCTATCAATTGTTCAATTGTCGCATTTTCTTTGTCCTTTACAATAAATGGAGGATAAAATACAACATGAATTCTCCCA carries:
- a CDS encoding o-succinylbenzoate--CoA ligase, with translation MYPNWILQRANLTPNRAALTFENQTWNFQQIKLVSVDRACQLVSLGIKENTRVAIIGPSNPRLIFVMYACMHLKCEIVLLNRKLAKDELAYQIEDAEVTVVLAADEDQDLLPELNNLILFSTIENSKLTPINIDNQWTLEQTISIMYTSGTTGYPKGVRQTVGNHQSSALASVLNIGLSEEDVWLCAVPLFHISGLSILIRSLLYGNEVKLYEKFDKDRAVEDIAFGHVTHVSLVAVMLEKVLHGLETKGWKASPKFKVVLAGGGSIPKDYLLRAQTVGISVSQTYGMTETASQTATLSSEDAIKKLGSSGKPLFFNEIKIANTNNEPYKEGEILIRGPHVTPGYVGQFANKSSKIDGWLHTGDIGYLDEDGYLYVVDRRADLIISGGENIYPAEIENVLLAYSGIQEAGVCGIHDDTWGQVPIAFVVVTNPIEKADIYQHCLKNLAKYKVPKEIYFVEALPRNGSNKLMRRKLKDLIN
- a CDS encoding sensor domain-containing diguanylate cyclase, translated to MKETSEKFLNQLEINQIKYHSLYSFNSDAIFIINSAGYIVELNEAAQDLSGYSLEEIKGCFFLDLIDLEDRGLVFEKLQKAVTGSFEDFQLHFLHRNHCRIKGLVQFIPVNDECFEEGMFLLVKDMRVMELLSDRCLESEKNFRIIAENVQDVIVLLDNQKRYLFVSPSCKKMFGFEPRELLNNEQPFLNVHQEYKGLIEDKFNQSIENGQSFSLIIKILHKENGWIWSEVNGTPVFDKSNNFQHMVIVVRDISYQKAYEEELKHFAFYDSLTGLPNRRFFYRRLSESIERLNTTGKHFTIVFLDIDDFKLINDEWGHEVGDRVIVEFAKRINHTLENQGIVARLGGDEFIILLDDISSEEDVIYFIENLKRKMLQEFTIEDLSIPVTTSIGVSICTTKNMNDSYFVKSADIALYNVKERGKNQYHINYS
- the menB gene encoding 1,4-dihydroxy-2-naphthoyl-CoA synthase; the protein is MAREWTTLHTYDEIKYEFYNGIAKITINRPEVRNAFTPKTVAEMIDAFTRARDDSKVGAIILTGEGDLAFCSGGDQKVRGNGGYVGDDQIPRLNVLDLQRLIRIIPKPVVAMVAGYAIGGGHVLHVVCDLTIAADNARFGQTGPRVGSFDAGYGAGYLARIIGHKKAKEIWFLCRQYDAAQALEMGLVNTVVPLEQLEDETVKWCEEMLELSPTALRFLKASFNADTDGLAGLQQLAGDATLLYYTTDEAREGRDAFKEKRKPDFDQFPRWP
- the menH gene encoding 2-succinyl-6-hydroxy-2,4-cyclohexadiene-1-carboxylate synthase — protein: MIMNVRGINVNVKIWNESEQEVIVLLHGFTGTVSTWQPVVPHLPNDKKLIAIDLIGHGNTDAPSDVSRYSMEEQIKDLEEIFKILHLESFMLIGYSMGGRVALSYACCYPNRVNQLILESTSPGLKTVQERLNRKSSDHELANKIEQNGLLAFVNDWENIPLFESQRKLTKEVQLAVRNERLSQREIGLANSLRGMGTGSQKELWSQLHQINIPVYLITGELDEKFCQIAQQMMAQLSNAHNIIVKDVGHAIHVENPTQFATIVKNINFKK
- the menD gene encoding 2-succinyl-5-enolpyruvyl-6-hydroxy-3-cyclohexene-1-carboxylic-acid synthase, whose protein sequence is MNDRLILSNYVYKLVASIIQNGVEDVVISPGSRSTPLAYGFASAKEINVFRQVDERSAAFFALGLAKAKGKPVTLLCTSGTAAANYYPAIVEAKNARIPLIVITADRPHELREVGAPQAINQIRLYGEQVKWSVEFPIPDGAKQTLPFIERHVARAVNISMTAPFGPVHLNVPFREPLLIDFNEALPNPTFQVSLRGQVTPTEEAIALLTNIINESRKGFLIIGELSLGTDLAIMWNFVRKAKWPVIVESLSNMRTNIPDDCKEYIISSYDALLKNEEFQQKVTADTVIRFGAQPVSKFLTLFLTNTLPSQYIVVDEDPMFRDSTSVATHFIHSSIGDWLQKLDIEGNIDEQYFNMWRISDDVAMKYIETYIENEADEGAMVRVLLEKLPNHSDLFVSSSMPIRDIDTFLLPTEKDIQVFANRGANGIDGVVSTAIGFSHGRENRHMYLLIGDLAFLHDVNALIATRYQSSEITLIVLNNDGGGIFSYLSQSTVKEYYEDLFGTPTALQFDQIAKMYDMEYIKVNDLGEMKDLALGVSNLPLRLIEVFTNREANVEAHRKLWKQIHLEIEQL
- a CDS encoding isochorismate synthase MenF; translated protein: MDQKWLHATEVEVGSINRRFYIETIEVNRLSALAFYAAGEGYYKGKRFFWQNREKTFTLVGLGSAYVIEDRDLSGRFDRVEKQWKELTKNIVREDQEPQPILFGGFTFDPLHSNKGEWADFPNSFFTVATFQLVIQNDKAFVSIHLITNQQDSSHQFDLLRKERDRLIHAAQVKELKTYAKPIMSSFVERNKDQYLQSIEKVAGLIRNKEAEKVVIARSLSIEFQEDVTSPQVLSHVMDEQPESYLFGLEREQLLFFGASPERLVKVQGGHAYSACVAGSIKRGKTADEDNMLGQSLLQDAKNLGEHQYVVEMIKNTFSKNCINFKVPKLPRLLKIRDIQHLYTPVEGQLLPEATILQLVKDLHPTPALGGVPRNEALAIIRREETMNRGLYAAPLGWVDAEGNGEFAVAIRSAALFNNKAILYAGGGIVAESEPISEYEETLVKFRPMLRVLGGQLHE